Proteins encoded in a region of the Capra hircus breed San Clemente chromosome 3, ASM170441v1, whole genome shotgun sequence genome:
- the CYM gene encoding prochymosin precursor (The RefSeq protein has 2 substitutions compared to this genomic sequence) — MRCLVVLLAVFALSHGAEITRIPLYKGKPLRKALKERGLLEDFLQKQQYGVSSEYSGFGEVASVPLTNYLDSQYFGKIYLGTPPQEFTVLFDTGSSDFWVPSIYCKSNACKNHQRFDPRKSSTFQNLGKPLSIRYGTGSMQGILGYDTVTVSNIVDTQQTVGLSTQEPGDVFTYAEFDGILGMAYPSLASEYSVPVFDNMMDRRLVAQDLFSVYMDRNGQGSMLTLGAIDPSYYTGSLHWVPVTLQKYWQFTVDSVTISGAVVACEGGCQAILDTGTSKLVGPSSDILNIQQAIGATQNQYGEFDIDCDSLSSMPTVVFEINGKMYPLTPYAYTSQEEGFCTSGFQGENHSHQWILGDVFIREYYSVFDRANNLVGLAKAI; from the exons GATCCCACTGTACAAAGGCAAGCCGCTGAGGAAGGCACTGAAGGAGCGTGGGCTTCTGGAGGACTTCCTGCAGAAACAGCAATATGGCGTCAGCAGCGAGTACTCCGGCTTTGGGGAGGTGGCCAGTGTGCCCTTGACCAACTACCTGGAT AGTCAGTACTTTGGGAAGATCTACCTCGGGACACCGCCCCAGGAGTTCACCGTGCTGTTTGACACCGGCTCCTCTGACTTCTGGGTACCCTCTATCTACTGCAAGAGCAATGCCTGCA AAAATCACCAGCGCTTCGACCCAAGAAAGTCGTCCACCTTCCAGAACCTGGGCAAGCCCCTGTCTATCCGCTATGGGACGGGCAGCATGCAGGGCATCCTGGGCTACGACACCGTCACT GTCTCCAACATTGTGGACACCCAGCAGACAGTAGGCCTGAGCACCCAGGAGCCTGGGGATGTCTTCACCTATGCCGAGTTCGACGGGATCCTGGGGATGGCCTACCCCTCGCTCGCCTCAGAGTACTCGGTGCCCGTGTTTGACAGCATGATGGACAGGCGCCTGGTGGCCCAGGACCTGTTCTCGGTTTACATGGACAG GAATGGCCAGGGGAGCATGCTCACGCTGGGGGCCATCGACCCGTCCTACTACACAGGGTCCCTCCACTGGGTGCCCGTGACGCTGCAGAAGTACTGGCAGTTCACCGTGGACAG TGTCACCATCAGCGGTGCGGTGGTGGCCTGTGAGGGTGGCTGTCAGGCCATCCTGGACACGGGCACCTCCAAGCTGGTCGGGCCCAGCAGCGACATCCTCAACATCCAGCAGGCCATTGGAGCCACACAGAACCAGTATGGCGAG TTTGACGTCGACTGCGACAGCTTGAGCAGCATGCCCACTGTGGTCTTTGAGATCAATGGCAAAATGTACCCACTGACCCCCTACGCCTATACCAGCCAG GAGGAGGGCTTCTGTACCAGTGGCTTCCAGGGTGAAAATCATTCCCATCAATGGATCCTGGGGGATGTTTTCATCCGAGAGTATTACAGCGTCTTTGACAGGGCCAACAACCTCGTGGGGCTGGCCAAAGCCATCTGA
- the KCNA10 gene encoding potassium voltage-gated channel subfamily A member 10, with protein sequence MDVCGWKEMEVALVNFDNSDEIQEEPGYATDFDPTTPKGRPGRSPFSNWKTLVNDSTGHETVFSKLPGDYLDSPGPETAVLNEGNQRVIINIAGLRFETQLRTLSQFPETLLGDREKRVQFFDSMRNEYFFDRNRPSFDGILYYYQSGGKIRRPANVPIDIFADEISFYELGSEAMDQFREDEGFIKDPETLLPTNDVHRQFWLLFEYPESSSAARGVAVVSVLVVIVSITIFCLETLPEFREDRELKVVRDPSLNMSKTVLSHTLFTDPFFMVESTCIVWFTFELVLRFMVCPSKADFFRNIMNVIDIISIIPYFATLITELVQETEPSAQQNMSLAILRIIRLVRVFRIFKLSRHSKGLQILGQTLKASLRELGLLIFFLFIGVILFSSAVYFAEVDEPESHFSSIPDGFWWAVVTMTTVGYGDMCPTTPGGKIVGTLCAIAGVLTIALPVPVIVSNFNYFYHRETENEEKQSIPGEIEKILNSAGSRMGSTDSLSKTNGGCSAEKSRK encoded by the coding sequence ATGGATGTGTGTGGCTGGAAAGAAATGGAGGTTGCTCTGGTCAACTTTGATAACTCAGACGAAATCCAGGAAGAGCCAGGCTATGCCACAGACTTTGACCCAACCACCCCAAAAGGCCGGCCTGGGAGGAGCCCCTTCTCCAACTGGAAGACCCTCGTCAATGACAGCACCGGCCATGAGACGGTCTTCTCCAAGCTCCCAGGAGACTACTTGGATTCCCCAGGGCCTGAGACGGCGGTCTTAAATGAAGGAAACCAGCGGGTGATCATCAACATTGCTGGCCTGAGGTTCGAGACCCAGCTCAGAACCCTCAGTCAGTTCCCAGAGACCCTCCTGGGAGATCGGGAGAAAAGGGTGCAATTCTTTGACTCCATGAGAAATGAGTACTTCTTTGACAGGAACCGGCCTAGCTTCGATGGGATCCTGTACTATTACCAATCTGGTGGGAAGATTCGCCGCCCGGCCAACGTCCCTATCGACATCTTTGCAGACGAGATCTCCTTCTACGAGCTGGGCAGTGAGGCCATGGACCAGTTCCGAGAGGACGAAGGCTTCATCAAAGATCCTGAGACACTGCTCCCCACCAATGACGTCCACCGGCAGTTCTGGCTCCTCTTCGAGTACCCCGAGAGCTCCAGTGCTGCCCGTGGTGTGGCCGTAGTCTCCGTCTTGGTCGTGATCgtctccatcaccatcttctgccTGGAGACCCTTCCTGAGTTCCGGGAGGATAGGGAGCTGAAGGTGGTGAGAGACCCCAGCCTCAACATGAGCAAAACAGTCCTCTCCCACACCTTGTTCACTGACCCTTTCTTCATGGTGGAGTCCACCTGCATCGTGTGGTTCACCTTCGAGCTGGTGCTCCGGTTCATGGTCTGCCCCAGCAAGGCTGACTTCTTCAGGAACATCATGAACGTCATCGACATCATCTCCATCATCCCCTACTTTGCCACCCTCATCACAGAGCTGGTCCAGGAGACAGAGCCAAGTGCCCAGCAGAACATGTCCCTGGCCATCCTGAGGATCATCCGCCTGGTGAGGGTCTTCCGCATCTTCAAGCTCTCCCGCCACTCCAAGGGGCTGCAGATCCTGGGGCAGACGCTGAAGGCTTCCCTGCGGGAGCTGGGGCTGctcatcttcttcctcttcatcggcgtcatcctcttctccagcgCCGTCTACTTTGCCGAGGTGGATGAGCCAGAGTCCCATTTCTCCAGCATTCCTGATGGCTTCTGGTGGGCGGTGGTCACCATGACAACTGTGGGCTATGGAGACATGTGCCCGACCACCCCAGGGGGGAAAATCGTGGGTACTCTGTGTGCCATCGCAGGGGTCCTCACCATTGCCCTCCCTGTGCCTGTTATTGTCTCCAACTTTAACTACTTCTACCATCGGGAGACTGAGAATGAGGAGAAGCAGAGCATCCCAGGAGAAATTGAGAAAATCCTCAACAGCGCGGGCTCAAGAATGGGCAGCACAGACTCTCTTAGCAAGACCAACGGTGGCTGCTCTGCAGAGAAGTCCAGGAAGTGA